The following DNA comes from Halalkaliarchaeum sp. AArc-CO.
CTTTGCCCCTTTGACACCCTCGTTGACGAGCGTGTCGACCCGGTGACGAGGGAGCGAGAACATCGCGATTTCCGAAGACGAGAAGAAGGCGGACAGCCCGAGCAACACCAGGATCGCGATGCTGCCCAGGATCGTTATCGTGGTCGGGTCCGATCCCATTAGCTGGAGGACGGCCGGTGAATCACCAACCACTGCAGGCGCAAACGAAGTCGGCAGCGACAAGCCCATACCGTTAGCCCTTCCCGGGCGGGAAAATTAAGGATTGCCCTCCGCACCCGGAACGTTCTCGTCGACACAGCGGCTGCGGCGGGAAACCCACGACTCGAAAGATGCTGAATTCCGCAGTCGAAGCCGTTACCCGGATGCAACCCGACAGATCGGCCATGACTTCGGCCGACATCACCGTATATCGACTTCAGGCGTGCCCGTACTGCGAACGCGTCGTGCGGCTCCTCGAGGAACTCGGAGTCTCCTACCAGTCTCGGTTCGTCGAACCGATGCACTCCGACCGGAACGTGGTAAAACGCGTCTCCGGGAAACGGAGCGTCCCGGTGATCGTAGACGAGAAAACGGGGGTCACGATGTCCGAGAGCGGAAACATCGTCGAGTACCTCCAGCGAACGTACGGGGAGAACTGATGGTCGAGTTCGACGTCGTCGAACTCCCGCCGGCAGATCATCCGGCGGAAGGGGAGACGGCCCCCGACTTCACCAGGCCGCTGGTGAACGACGAGTACTGGGAAGACACGTCGCTGTCCGAGGTGGTCGGGCCGGAGCCGACGCTTCTGGTCTTTCATCCGATGGACGGCTCGTTCCCGGCGACGTATCTGTACAACGAGATCCGCGATCGGGGTTGGGAAACAACGGCGACCGTCGTGGGCGTCTCCATTTCGACGCCCTACGAGCACAAGTCGTTCATCGCAGCCCGTGGAATCGACTCGCGGTTGTTTTCGGATCCGGGAAACGGCGTCGCCGAAGCGTACGGGATCGCCCACGAGCTCGACGGAATGGCCGGCATCGAAGAACCGCGGCCGGCGGTGTTCTTGCTCGCCGCCGACCGAACCATCGAATACGTCTGGGTGGCCTCGGAGTGGCCCGAGTTCCCCGATTACGACGAGATCCAACGACAGCTCGCTCGGACCGAGTGACCTACCGCCCCCACTCGCCAACCCGACGCGGACGG
Coding sequences within:
- a CDS encoding glutathione S-transferase N-terminal domain-containing protein, giving the protein MTSADITVYRLQACPYCERVVRLLEELGVSYQSRFVEPMHSDRNVVKRVSGKRSVPVIVDEKTGVTMSESGNIVEYLQRTYGEN
- a CDS encoding redoxin domain-containing protein; protein product: MMVEFDVVELPPADHPAEGETAPDFTRPLVNDEYWEDTSLSEVVGPEPTLLVFHPMDGSFPATYLYNEIRDRGWETTATVVGVSISTPYEHKSFIAARGIDSRLFSDPGNGVAEAYGIAHELDGMAGIEEPRPAVFLLAADRTIEYVWVASEWPEFPDYDEIQRQLARTE